A portion of the Hoylesella buccalis ATCC 35310 genome contains these proteins:
- the murG gene encoding undecaprenyldiphospho-muramoylpentapeptide beta-N-acetylglucosaminyltransferase has translation MSNELRIIVSGGGTGGHIFPAISIANAIKAKRPDAKILFVGALGRMEMERVPKAGYEIKGLPICGFDRKHLLKNISVLFKIWKSQRMAKAIIKNFKPMAAVGVGGYASGPTLNVCAKRHIPCLIQEQNSYAGVTNKLLAKKADKICVAYEGMERFFPADKIIMTGNPVRQNVLQTALTQQEARKSFGLDPDKKTMLLVGGSLGARTINESVMSHLDMVRASDVQFIWQTGKYYFEGITKALQSEDPLPMLHVTDFISDMGAAYKAADLVISRAGASSISEFCLIGKPVILVPSPNVAEDHQTKNAMALVNKNAAIYVKDSEAKDILLQQAIETVQNDNKLASLSENVLKLALPHSADIIADEVIKLATQR, from the coding sequence ATGAGCAACGAATTGAGAATTATTGTCAGTGGTGGCGGAACGGGAGGACACATCTTTCCGGCCATCTCCATTGCTAACGCCATCAAGGCAAAGCGTCCTGATGCAAAAATACTCTTCGTGGGCGCTCTCGGGCGCATGGAAATGGAGCGCGTGCCCAAAGCTGGCTACGAGATAAAAGGACTACCCATTTGCGGATTCGACCGCAAACACCTGTTGAAGAACATCTCCGTGCTGTTCAAAATATGGAAAAGTCAGCGCATGGCTAAGGCCATCATCAAAAACTTCAAGCCGATGGCCGCCGTCGGAGTGGGTGGATATGCCAGTGGCCCCACCTTGAACGTTTGTGCAAAACGGCACATTCCTTGCTTGATACAGGAACAAAACTCGTATGCTGGGGTGACCAACAAGTTGTTGGCGAAGAAAGCAGACAAGATATGTGTGGCTTACGAAGGCATGGAACGCTTCTTCCCAGCCGACAAAATCATCATGACAGGCAACCCTGTGCGGCAAAATGTGTTGCAAACTGCCTTGACACAACAAGAGGCCAGAAAGTCATTTGGGCTCGACCCCGACAAGAAAACCATGCTGTTGGTAGGCGGAAGTCTTGGAGCCAGAACCATCAACGAGAGCGTGATGAGCCACTTGGACATGGTAAGAGCGAGCGACGTGCAATTTATTTGGCAAACTGGAAAATATTATTTCGAAGGCATCACCAAGGCCTTGCAGTCGGAAGACCCGCTGCCCATGCTCCACGTAACTGATTTTATCAGCGACATGGGGGCTGCCTACAAGGCGGCAGATTTGGTGATAAGCCGTGCCGGAGCCAGTTCCATCAGCGAGTTCTGCCTCATTGGCAAGCCCGTCATCCTGGTACCCAGTCCGAACGTTGCTGAAGATCATCAAACGAAGAACGCCATGGCTTTGGTCAACAAGAACGCTGCCATCTATGTCAAAGATTCCGAAGCGAAGGACATATTGCTGCAACAAGCCATCGAAACAGTACAGAACGACAATAAGTTGGCATCGCTGAGCGAGAACGTCTTGAAGCTCGCATTGCCTCATTCTGCCGACATCATCGCAGATGAGGTCATCAAACTGGCAACACAGCGGTAG
- the murC gene encoding UDP-N-acetylmuramate--L-alanine ligase, translating to MDITEIKSVYFIGAGGIGMSAIARYFIHKGVVVAGYDKAPSALTNQLEKEGMLIHYEENVEEIPHACKNPQTCLVIYTPAIPKTHQELKYFRDNGFEIQKRAQVLGTLTQTHKGLCFAGTHGKTTTSTMCAHIMHQSHVDCNAFLGGISKNYGTNYILSDASDYIVIEADEFDRSFHWLRPWMSVITSTDPDHLDIYGTKEAYLESFRHYSTLIQPGGALIIHRDLEMKPAVQEGVSIYDYSRDKGDFHAENIEIKNGHITFDFISPLENVEGIELGQPIPINIENGVAAMAMAQLNGCAAEELRYGMSTYHGVERRFDFKIKNDRHVLLSDYAHHPKEIYQSAKSLRELYHDRKVTAIFQPHLYTRTRDFYKEFAKALSQLDEVILCDIYPAREQPIKGVTSQLIYDELTCKEKSMIHKEEVLDLVKRRDFDVLVILGAGDLDNYVPQMAKIIESK from the coding sequence ATGGACATAACAGAAATCAAGTCGGTTTATTTCATTGGGGCTGGCGGCATTGGCATGAGTGCCATCGCCCGCTACTTCATTCATAAAGGTGTGGTGGTAGCTGGATACGACAAGGCTCCATCCGCACTGACCAACCAACTTGAGAAAGAGGGCATGCTTATACACTATGAAGAAAATGTGGAGGAAATACCGCATGCATGTAAGAACCCTCAGACGTGCCTTGTTATCTACACACCCGCCATTCCGAAGACACATCAAGAGCTGAAATACTTCAGGGACAACGGCTTTGAGATACAAAAGCGGGCGCAGGTGCTCGGCACATTGACTCAGACACACAAGGGACTGTGCTTTGCAGGAACGCACGGCAAAACCACCACCAGCACCATGTGCGCGCACATCATGCACCAGAGTCATGTCGACTGCAATGCCTTTCTCGGAGGCATCTCAAAGAACTATGGCACCAACTACATCCTGTCAGATGCGAGTGATTATATCGTTATCGAGGCCGATGAGTTCGACCGTAGTTTCCATTGGCTGCGTCCGTGGATGAGTGTAATCACCTCCACCGACCCTGATCATCTGGATATCTATGGCACAAAAGAGGCTTATCTGGAGAGTTTTCGTCACTATTCCACGCTCATTCAGCCAGGTGGAGCGTTGATTATCCATCGGGATTTAGAAATGAAGCCCGCGGTTCAAGAGGGCGTAAGCATCTATGATTACAGCAGGGACAAGGGAGATTTCCATGCAGAGAACATTGAAATTAAGAATGGTCATATCACTTTCGATTTCATTTCGCCTTTGGAAAATGTAGAAGGCATAGAACTGGGCCAGCCCATTCCCATCAACATCGAGAACGGAGTGGCTGCCATGGCCATGGCACAACTGAACGGTTGCGCGGCCGAAGAACTGAGATATGGCATGTCTACCTATCATGGCGTGGAGCGAAGGTTCGACTTCAAGATTAAGAACGACCGCCATGTGCTGCTTTCCGACTATGCACATCATCCAAAGGAGATATACCAAAGTGCCAAAAGTCTGCGCGAATTGTATCACGACCGCAAGGTGACGGCCATCTTTCAGCCGCATCTTTACACCCGCACCAGAGACTTCTATAAGGAGTTCGCCAAAGCACTGAGCCAGCTGGACGAAGTGATTTTGTGCGATATTTATCCCGCTCGCGAGCAACCTATCAAGGGAGTGACGTCACAACTGATATACGATGAACTTACCTGTAAGGAGAAAAGCATGATTCACAAGGAAGAGGTTCTCGACCTGGTGAAGCGACGCGACTTCGATGTCCTCGTGATATTGGGCGCCGGTGACTTGGATAATTACGTACCACAAATGGCTAAGATCATAGAAAGCAAGTGA
- a CDS encoding cell division protein FtsQ/DivIB: MRRNLKKIITIVLDVVLGIYLVFAFTAFNKPDETANVCTKVSIDIADEAQNGFINAAEIRNRLEKHKLYPLEKPLKYVDARKIEDMLKTSPFVNTAECYKTQNGHVNISITQRMPIVRIKSVNGDDYYLDDKDAIMPNSSYTSDLIIATGYINKWFATHYVSALSKALMGNELWKNQIEQIHVLPDRGIELVPRVGDHIIYLGQLPTSNDRTKRLSLIESFTKKKLTRLEKFYKYGLSQAGWNKYSYINLEFDNQIICKRRSN; encoded by the coding sequence GTGAGAAGAAACCTGAAAAAGATAATAACCATCGTACTGGACGTGGTGCTGGGCATCTATCTGGTCTTTGCTTTCACGGCATTCAACAAGCCTGATGAAACGGCCAACGTATGCACGAAAGTAAGCATTGACATTGCAGACGAGGCCCAAAATGGTTTTATCAACGCCGCAGAAATCAGGAATCGACTGGAGAAACACAAGCTCTATCCGCTGGAAAAGCCATTGAAATACGTTGATGCCCGCAAGATAGAGGACATGTTGAAGACCAGTCCGTTTGTCAATACGGCTGAATGTTACAAAACACAAAATGGACATGTCAACATCAGCATCACGCAACGAATGCCCATCGTGCGCATCAAGTCGGTCAATGGTGACGACTATTATCTGGATGATAAGGATGCCATCATGCCCAACTCCAGTTACACGAGCGACCTCATCATCGCGACTGGCTACATTAACAAATGGTTTGCCACGCATTATGTGTCGGCGCTGAGCAAAGCATTGATGGGTAACGAGCTATGGAAAAACCAAATAGAACAAATTCATGTTCTACCCGACCGCGGCATAGAGTTGGTCCCCAGGGTGGGCGACCACATCATTTATTTGGGTCAGTTGCCCACAAGCAATGACCGAACAAAGCGGCTCTCGTTGATTGAGAGCTTCACCAAGAAGAAACTCACACGTCTGGAAAAGTTCTATAAATATGGCCTTTCACAGGCGGGATGGAACAAATATTCTTACATCAACCTGGAGTTTGACAACCAAATCATCTGCAAAAGACGAAGCAATTGA
- the ftsA gene encoding cell division protein FtsA, whose amino-acid sequence MAKEFIVAIELGSSKITGIAGKKNSDGSISILAVVKEDSTSCIRKGVVFNIDKTVLCLTNIIKKLETTLKTNIARVYVGVGGQSIRSLKNVIIKDLPAETVVTQDMINELMDANRSMTYAEQEILDAATQEYKVDALYQLDPVGIPCSRLEGNFLNILWRKTFYKNLNQCLNKAGVEIAELYLAPLALADAVLTETEKRTGCALIDLGADTTTVLVYYKNILRHLAVIPLGGENITKDITSLLMEDSQAEQMKLKYASAYTDNSDIDDNKKYPIDQDRKVDSRKFIEIVESRLQEIIENVFYQIPNEYADKLIGGIILTGGGSNMPNIEKAFTNQAPTEKIRIAKFVNQNINSNLPEITTHTGTMNTILGLLAKGDINCAGEEITADLFQSNEPKHVTPTPAPAKGPRSYTETSGTGIVQTEEEKELLRKKKEEQEEAERKAQEEEERRIAKEKRENSPVNKIWKSIKNFASKITEEEE is encoded by the coding sequence ATGGCAAAGGAATTTATCGTAGCTATTGAACTGGGATCGTCAAAAATCACAGGTATTGCAGGAAAAAAGAATTCAGATGGAAGCATCTCCATTCTTGCTGTTGTCAAAGAAGATTCCACCTCGTGCATACGCAAAGGTGTAGTTTTCAACATTGACAAGACAGTATTGTGCTTGACCAACATCATCAAGAAGTTGGAAACTACGCTCAAAACCAACATAGCCCGAGTTTATGTTGGTGTCGGAGGACAGAGCATCCGCAGCCTCAAGAACGTCATCATCAAGGATCTGCCCGCAGAAACCGTCGTAACTCAGGACATGATTAACGAGCTGATGGATGCCAATCGTAGCATGACTTATGCAGAACAAGAGATATTGGACGCTGCCACGCAGGAATACAAGGTTGACGCGCTGTACCAATTGGATCCGGTTGGCATTCCTTGTTCAAGGTTGGAGGGTAATTTCCTCAACATACTTTGGCGAAAAACGTTCTACAAAAACCTAAACCAATGCCTCAACAAGGCTGGTGTGGAGATTGCCGAACTGTATTTAGCGCCACTGGCTTTGGCCGATGCCGTGTTGACAGAGACCGAGAAAAGAACTGGCTGTGCACTGATAGACCTCGGTGCTGACACCACAACCGTATTGGTGTACTACAAAAACATCCTGCGCCATCTCGCCGTCATCCCATTGGGTGGCGAGAACATCACCAAGGACATCACCTCCTTGTTGATGGAAGACAGTCAGGCAGAGCAAATGAAATTGAAATACGCCTCTGCCTACACCGACAACAGTGACATTGATGACAATAAGAAATACCCTATCGACCAAGACAGAAAAGTTGATAGCCGCAAGTTCATCGAGATTGTAGAATCGCGCCTGCAAGAAATCATTGAGAACGTTTTTTATCAGATTCCAAACGAATATGCCGACAAACTCATTGGCGGAATCATCCTTACAGGCGGCGGTTCAAACATGCCCAATATTGAGAAAGCCTTTACCAACCAAGCCCCAACGGAGAAGATTCGCATAGCCAAGTTTGTGAACCAGAATATCAATTCCAACCTCCCAGAGATTACAACTCATACGGGAACGATGAACACCATCCTGGGTTTGCTCGCCAAAGGTGACATCAATTGTGCTGGCGAAGAGATTACTGCCGACTTATTCCAAAGCAACGAACCCAAGCACGTCACGCCAACGCCCGCACCAGCCAAAGGTCCTCGATCGTATACGGAGACATCCGGCACGGGCATCGTACAGACAGAAGAAGAAAAAGAATTACTGCGTAAGAAAAAAGAGGAGCAGGAAGAAGCTGAGCGAAAGGCGCAGGAAGAGGAGGAACGCCGCATAGCGAAAGAGAAAAGAGAGAACTCTCCCGTCAACAAAATATGGAAAAGCATTAAAAACTTTGCCAGCAAAATAACCGAAGAGGAAGAATAA
- the ftsZ gene encoding cell division protein FtsZ, which produces MSDNINTPNILDFGEPDKASSIIKVIGVGGGGGNAVNHMYREGIHDVTFVLCNTDNQALNDSPVPFHLQLGKEGLGAGNKPEKARLAAEESLEDIKNMLNDGTRMAFITAGMGGGTGTGAAPVIARVSKELGILTVGIVTIPFRFEGDKKINQALDGVEEMAKHVDALLVINNERLREIYPDLTVLDAFGKADDTLSIAAKSIAEIITNHGLINLDFNDVKTVLKDGGVAIMSTGFGEGEGRVKAAIEDALNSPLLNDNDIFNSKKILLSINFCNEKNDNSGLMMEEMNDVNDFMGRFDSDFEIKWGIAIDPDLGKKVKVTILATGFGISDVEGMDSHIGKRHSQEEAMRLAEEEERKIQLINRKEQYYKDGKNSKYKRHPHVYLFSNEDLDNEDVILAVESFPTYKRTRQMLDDIRKQASGEPKEPEQKENNEPIQGLISFE; this is translated from the coding sequence ATGTCAGACAATATCAACACCCCTAACATTCTCGATTTTGGAGAACCAGACAAAGCAAGCAGCATTATCAAGGTAATCGGTGTTGGCGGTGGCGGTGGCAATGCCGTCAACCACATGTACCGCGAAGGCATTCACGACGTTACCTTCGTGCTCTGCAACACCGACAATCAGGCGCTCAACGACAGTCCGGTACCCTTCCACTTGCAGCTCGGCAAAGAAGGACTGGGAGCCGGCAACAAGCCCGAAAAAGCTCGCCTGGCTGCTGAAGAGAGTCTCGAAGACATCAAGAACATGCTCAACGATGGTACCCGCATGGCATTCATCACGGCCGGTATGGGCGGTGGTACGGGTACAGGAGCAGCTCCGGTTATCGCCCGCGTCTCCAAGGAACTGGGCATTTTGACCGTTGGCATCGTCACCATTCCTTTCCGCTTTGAGGGCGATAAGAAGATTAACCAAGCCTTAGACGGCGTGGAGGAGATGGCCAAGCATGTGGATGCCCTGTTGGTTATCAACAACGAACGGCTGCGTGAGATATATCCTGATCTCACCGTGCTCGACGCTTTCGGCAAAGCCGACGACACTCTGAGCATTGCTGCCAAGAGCATTGCGGAGATTATCACCAACCACGGACTGATTAACCTCGACTTCAATGACGTGAAAACGGTGCTGAAAGACGGTGGCGTGGCCATCATGAGCACGGGCTTTGGCGAGGGCGAGGGCCGCGTGAAGGCAGCCATCGAGGACGCATTGAACTCTCCGCTGCTGAACGATAACGATATCTTCAACTCCAAAAAGATACTGCTCAGCATCAACTTCTGCAACGAAAAGAACGACAACAGCGGTCTGATGATGGAGGAAATGAACGACGTGAACGACTTCATGGGACGCTTTGACAGCGACTTCGAAATCAAATGGGGCATCGCCATCGACCCAGACCTTGGCAAAAAGGTGAAAGTCACCATCTTGGCCACAGGTTTTGGCATCAGCGATGTAGAGGGAATGGACAGCCACATCGGCAAACGTCATTCGCAAGAAGAAGCTATGCGCCTGGCCGAAGAGGAAGAACGAAAGATTCAACTCATCAACCGCAAGGAGCAATATTACAAGGATGGGAAAAACTCTAAATACAAACGTCACCCGCACGTCTATCTCTTCAGCAACGAAGACCTTGACAACGAGGACGTTATCCTGGCCGTAGAGAGCTTCCCCACCTACAAACGTACGCGCCAGATGCTCGACGACATACGCAAACAGGCATCGGGTGAGCCCAAGGAACCCGAACAAAAAGAGAACAATGAACCCATACAGGGTCTCATCAGTTTTGAATAA
- a CDS encoding GatB/YqeY domain-containing protein yields MALFEKVNEDIKTAMKERDKVALDTLRNIKKVFLEAKTAPGANDTLEDADALKIIQKLAKQGKESAQTYIDAGRQDLADAELAQVSVIERYLPEQLSEAEIEKIVKTIIDQTGAASMKDMGKVMGMANKQLAGKADGKTISGIVKKLLA; encoded by the coding sequence ATGGCATTATTTGAAAAGGTTAACGAAGACATCAAAACCGCAATGAAAGAGCGCGACAAGGTAGCACTTGACACGCTGCGCAACATCAAAAAAGTTTTCCTCGAGGCTAAAACGGCACCGGGAGCCAACGATACATTGGAGGATGCAGACGCTTTGAAGATTATTCAGAAGCTGGCCAAGCAAGGCAAAGAATCGGCACAGACGTACATAGACGCAGGCCGACAGGATCTTGCTGACGCTGAATTGGCACAGGTTTCGGTCATCGAGCGCTATCTGCCCGAACAACTGTCGGAAGCCGAAATAGAGAAAATCGTCAAGACCATCATCGACCAAACGGGTGCCGCAAGCATGAAGGACATGGGAAAAGTCATGGGAATGGCCAACAAACAATTGGCTGGAAAGGCCGATGGCAAAACTATTTCAGGCATCGTTAAAAAGCTGCTCGCGTAA
- the recO gene encoding DNA repair protein RecO has product MLIKTQAIVLRTIKYGDSQLITDLFTQAMGNVSFIQRMRKGRSSRAGKPYFQPLTILDIEFDERPNKQLQRIKEMRLAYPFSTIPFNSYKLSISLYLSEFLYFSVRGEHEVGALYQYVENSIRWLDAAEGAFANFHLVFMMHLTRFIGFYPNLENWHAGDFFDLRNGVFCSLVPLHPDFIPPSEAAKIGQLMRMNYETMHLFRFSREERNRCANLILRYYRLHIPSFPELKSLSVLQDLFR; this is encoded by the coding sequence ATGTTAATTAAGACGCAAGCTATCGTACTACGAACCATCAAATATGGCGATTCTCAGTTGATAACAGATTTGTTCACCCAGGCGATGGGGAACGTCTCTTTTATCCAGCGTATGCGCAAAGGCAGGAGCAGCAGGGCGGGCAAGCCCTATTTTCAGCCGCTGACCATCTTGGACATCGAGTTTGATGAGCGTCCCAACAAGCAGTTGCAGCGCATCAAGGAGATGCGTCTGGCCTATCCGTTCTCTACCATACCTTTCAATTCTTATAAGTTGTCCATCTCCTTGTACTTGTCAGAATTCTTGTATTTCAGCGTGCGCGGCGAGCATGAGGTGGGGGCATTATATCAATATGTGGAGAACAGCATTCGTTGGTTGGATGCTGCGGAGGGGGCTTTCGCCAACTTTCATCTGGTGTTCATGATGCATCTGACGCGCTTCATTGGGTTTTATCCAAATCTTGAGAACTGGCATGCGGGCGATTTCTTCGACCTTCGCAACGGCGTGTTCTGTTCTCTCGTTCCCTTACATCCCGACTTTATTCCCCCAAGCGAGGCTGCGAAGATTGGTCAACTGATGCGGATGAACTATGAAACCATGCACCTTTTCCGCTTTTCCCGTGAGGAGCGCAATCGTTGTGCCAACTTGATATTGCGCTACTATCGTTTGCACATCCCTTCGTTCCCCGAGCTGAAATCGCTCTCGGTTTTGCAAGATTTGTTCCGGTAG
- the rpsT gene encoding 30S ribosomal protein S20 — MANHKSSLKRIRQDKVKTLHNKYYAKTMRNAVRKLRAMTDKDEAVKLYPEVQKMVDKLAKTNVIHKNKAANLKSSLCKHIGKLA, encoded by the coding sequence ATGGCAAATCACAAATCATCACTTAAAAGAATCCGTCAGGACAAAGTTAAGACTTTGCACAACAAATATTATGCAAAGACCATGCGTAATGCTGTACGCAAGTTGCGTGCAATGACCGACAAGGATGAGGCTGTCAAGCTGTATCCTGAAGTACAGAAGATGGTAGACAAGTTGGCCAAGACCAACGTCATCCACAAGAACAAGGCTGCCAACTTGAAGTCAAGCCTCTGCAAGCACATCGGCAAACTCGCATAA
- the gyrB gene encoding DNA topoisomerase (ATP-hydrolyzing) subunit B: MAENQNTENNYSASNIQVLEGLEAVRKRPAMYIGDISEKGLHHLINETVDNSIDEAMAGYCTDIEVTINDDESITVQDNGRGIPVDQHEKLHKSALEVVMTVLHAGGKFDKGSYKVSGGLHGVGVSCVNALSSHMTSQVFRDGKIYQQEYERGKALYPVKVIGETNLRGTRQQFWPDKSIFTTTHFQWDIIARRMRELAFLNAGIRITLTDLRPNEEGKTRTEVFHAKDGLKEFVRYVDRHRTHLFDDVIYLKTEKQGIPIEVAIMYNTDYSENIHSYVNNINTIEGGTHLTGFRAALTRTLKTYADNDPAISKQIEKAKIEIAGEDFREGLTAVISIKVAEPQFEGQTKTKLGNSEVSGAVQQAVGEALTNYLEEHPTEAKQICEKVVLAATARIAARKARESVQRKNVMSGGGLPGKLADCSNKDPKDCEIFLVEGDSAGGSAKQGRDRYTQAILPLRGKILNVEKVQWHRVFEAESVMNIIQSIGVRFGVDGEDDREANIDKLRYDKIIIMTDADVDGSHIDTLIMTLFYRFMPKIIEEGHLYIATPPLYKCTYKNKASEYCYTEQQRQAFIDKYAQGEEDSKSIHTQRYKGLGEMNPEQLWETTMDPKTRLLKQVTIENAADADEIFSMLMGDDVEPRREFIEQNATYANIDA; the protein is encoded by the coding sequence ATGGCAGAAAATCAGAATACCGAAAACAATTATTCGGCCAGTAACATCCAAGTCTTGGAAGGACTTGAGGCTGTTCGCAAACGCCCTGCAATGTACATCGGTGACATCAGTGAGAAGGGTCTCCATCACTTGATTAACGAGACCGTGGACAACTCTATTGACGAAGCGATGGCAGGTTATTGCACCGACATTGAAGTGACCATCAACGATGACGAATCAATAACTGTACAAGATAACGGTCGAGGCATTCCCGTAGACCAGCACGAAAAACTGCACAAGTCGGCCCTGGAAGTGGTTATGACGGTACTCCATGCCGGCGGAAAGTTCGACAAAGGCTCGTACAAAGTCAGCGGTGGTCTGCACGGAGTTGGTGTAAGTTGCGTTAACGCCCTATCCTCTCACATGACATCTCAGGTGTTCCGTGACGGCAAAATCTACCAACAAGAATACGAAAGGGGAAAAGCCCTCTACCCCGTGAAAGTCATTGGAGAGACCAACCTGCGTGGAACGCGTCAGCAGTTCTGGCCAGATAAGTCTATATTCACAACCACTCACTTCCAATGGGACATCATTGCACGGCGCATGCGAGAGCTGGCTTTCCTGAATGCAGGCATTCGCATCACCCTTACTGACCTGCGTCCCAATGAGGAAGGCAAGACACGTACGGAGGTTTTCCACGCCAAAGACGGCCTCAAAGAGTTCGTCCGCTACGTTGACCGCCACAGAACGCACCTCTTCGACGATGTTATCTACCTGAAAACAGAGAAGCAAGGCATCCCCATTGAGGTGGCTATCATGTACAACACCGACTATTCTGAGAACATACACTCGTACGTTAACAACATCAACACCATAGAGGGTGGCACGCACCTCACAGGTTTTCGCGCCGCACTGACACGCACGTTGAAGACGTATGCAGACAACGACCCCGCCATTTCAAAGCAAATTGAAAAGGCAAAGATAGAGATTGCCGGTGAAGACTTCCGTGAAGGACTTACCGCTGTGATATCCATTAAGGTGGCAGAGCCGCAGTTTGAGGGACAGACCAAGACCAAATTGGGCAACAGTGAGGTATCTGGAGCCGTACAACAAGCTGTTGGCGAAGCACTTACCAACTACTTGGAAGAGCATCCTACCGAGGCAAAACAAATCTGCGAGAAGGTGGTTTTGGCAGCTACGGCACGTATTGCGGCACGAAAGGCGCGCGAGAGCGTTCAGCGTAAGAACGTCATGAGCGGTGGAGGACTGCCAGGTAAACTGGCCGACTGCTCGAACAAAGACCCGAAAGATTGTGAGATATTCCTGGTGGAGGGTGACTCCGCAGGTGGATCGGCTAAGCAAGGACGCGACCGATACACGCAAGCCATATTGCCATTGCGTGGAAAAATCCTGAACGTGGAAAAGGTTCAATGGCACAGAGTGTTCGAGGCTGAGTCGGTGATGAACATCATTCAGAGCATCGGCGTGCGCTTTGGCGTAGACGGAGAGGACGACCGAGAGGCCAATATCGACAAGCTGCGCTACGACAAGATTATCATCATGACCGATGCCGACGTCGATGGTTCGCACATCGACACACTCATCATGACGCTGTTCTATCGCTTCATGCCCAAAATCATCGAAGAAGGGCACCTCTACATCGCTACTCCACCGCTTTACAAGTGTACTTACAAGAACAAGGCCAGTGAATATTGCTACACCGAACAGCAACGACAGGCCTTCATAGACAAGTACGCCCAGGGCGAGGAAGACAGCAAGAGTATTCACACACAGCGATACAAAGGTCTTGGTGAGATGAACCCTGAGCAATTATGGGAAACGACCATGGATCCAAAGACTCGCCTGTTGAAGCAGGTAACCATCGAGAATGCAGCCGATGCAGACGAGATATTCTCCATGCTTATGGGTGATGACGTGGAACCACGTCGTGAATTTATTGAACAGAACGCAACCTATGCGAACATTGACGCATAG
- a CDS encoding C1 family peptidase: MRKILLFVCSTLVVVSACRNANKSNEVRHHQFKTDVMLKATPVQNQGSSSLCWAYAMLGTIESERLMMGDSVNLSVDYLARMLLKEQAREAFFAGGRKQVSLRGTASMALRLLERYGVLHEDTYHGQQVNYNVLARKVQLTASRSASLQKMDGLVDEMLDAEVGFMPRFVFFRHAEYTPKQFAHSVCLPHEYLSLTSFTHHPYGHSFALEIPDNRYRDTFMNVPLDTLMAHVKGALQTGHPVCWEGDISEPGFSFAQGVAKLPNETVNVTPVARQRQFETLKTTDDHCMVLVGLAHDKHGNTYYIAKNSWGKNNPFGGYMYLSDNYLRLKTVAVYMSQAAYGVR; this comes from the coding sequence ATGAGAAAGATACTCTTGTTTGTGTGTAGCACGTTGGTTGTAGTTTCGGCTTGCAGAAATGCGAATAAGTCGAACGAAGTACGGCATCATCAGTTCAAAACGGATGTGATGTTGAAGGCCACTCCCGTGCAGAACCAGGGAAGCAGTTCGCTTTGTTGGGCGTATGCCATGCTGGGAACCATCGAATCGGAACGGCTGATGATGGGCGACTCGGTCAACTTGTCGGTCGACTATCTTGCCCGAATGTTGCTGAAGGAGCAGGCTCGTGAGGCTTTCTTTGCGGGAGGAAGAAAGCAGGTGTCGCTTCGTGGGACGGCATCGATGGCCCTTCGTTTGCTGGAAAGATATGGGGTGCTGCATGAGGACACGTATCATGGCCAGCAAGTAAATTACAACGTGTTGGCCAGAAAGGTGCAGTTGACGGCCTCGCGGTCAGCAAGTCTGCAGAAAATGGATGGCCTTGTGGATGAAATGCTGGACGCTGAAGTTGGTTTCATGCCACGGTTTGTCTTTTTCAGGCATGCCGAATATACGCCAAAACAGTTTGCTCACAGCGTTTGTCTGCCTCATGAATATCTCTCATTGACCAGTTTTACGCACCATCCCTACGGTCATTCGTTTGCTTTGGAGATACCCGATAATCGGTACCGCGACACCTTTATGAATGTGCCCCTCGACACGTTGATGGCACATGTCAAGGGGGCTTTGCAGACGGGGCATCCCGTTTGCTGGGAAGGGGACATCAGTGAGCCAGGCTTTTCGTTTGCACAGGGCGTGGCCAAGTTGCCCAATGAGACCGTAAATGTAACGCCAGTAGCGCGTCAAAGGCAGTTTGAAACACTGAAAACTACTGACGACCATTGTATGGTATTGGTGGGATTGGCGCATGATAAGCATGGAAATACTTACTATATAGCTAAAAATTCGTGGGGCAAGAACAATCCTTTCGGAGGATATATGTATCTCAGCGACAATTATTTGCGTTTGAAAACGGTGGCTGTTTACATGAGTCAGGCGGCCTATGGGGTGCGATAA